A genome region from Trichosurus vulpecula isolate mTriVul1 chromosome 5, mTriVul1.pri, whole genome shotgun sequence includes the following:
- the GSTK1 gene encoding glutathione S-transferase kappa 1, with product MASVPRKLELFYDVLSPYSWLGFEILCRYQNIWNITLRLRPTYIAGIMRKSGNKPPALLPQRGKYMFMDLQYLREFYQVPIQVPKDFFSVILEKGSLTAMRFLTAVNMESPEMLERVSRELWMRVWSRDEDITEPQSILAAAEKAGLSEERAKGLLEKCSTDKVKNNLKETTDTAFSYGAFGLPIIVFHTHDKSHMLFGSDRMELLAHLLGERWLGPVPSPVKGKL from the exons ATGGCGAGCGTGCCTAGGAAGCTGGAGCTGTTCTACGACGTGCTGTCCCCCTACTCCTGGCTGGGCTTTGAG ATCCTGTGTCGGTATCAGAACATCTGGAACATCACCCTTCGTCTTCGCCCAACCTACATAGCAGGGATCATGAGGAAAAGTG GGAACAAACCACCTGCCTTGCTACCCCAAAGGGGCAAATACATGTTTATGGACCTCCAGTACCTAAGGGAGTTTTACCAGGTTCCCATCCAGGTTCCCAAGGATTTCTTCTCTGTCATATTAGAAAAAG GGAGCCTGACTGCCATGCGATTCCTCACTGCTGTCAACATGGAGAGCCCTGAGATGTTAGAGAGAGTGTCTCGAGAGTTGTGGATGCGTGTCTGGTCACGa GATGAAGATATTACTGAACCCCAGAGCATCTTGGCT GCTGCAGAGAAAGCAGGACTTTCTGAGGAACGGGCTAAGGGTCTACTGGAAAAGTGTTCAACTGACAAAGTGAAGAACAATCTAAAAGAGACCACAGATACAGCCTTCAGTTATGGG GCCTTTGGGCTGCCCATCATAGTGTTCCACACGCATGACAAATCCCACATGCTCTTTGGCTCTGACAGGATGGAACTGCTGGCCCATCTGCTAG GGGAACGGTGGCTGGGCCCAGTGCCCAGCCCTGTGAAAGGCAAACTCTGA